GACACTACGCTTGCGTCTATACGGCTACGGGCATACGGCCCCTTCTCTCCTCAAGGATGCGGCATGACACTGGCACTGGCGATCGATCTCGGCGGCACGAAGATCGAGGCGGCCCTCGTCGACGAGGAGGGGCGCCTCGTGGACGGCTCGCGTCACCGCACGCCCACCGGAGCCGGCGCGGCCGCGGACGTCACGGTGCTCGACCGCGGTCTCGCGGAGGTGATCGACGGATGTCGCGCGCACCCGAGATGGGACGAGGTCGTCGCGGCGGGCATCGGCGCAGCCGGACCGGTCGACGTCGCCGCCGGCACCATCGCGCCGATCAACCTTCCCGCCGCGCACGGGTTTCGCATCGTCGAGGCGGTGCGAGCCGCGAGCGGCCTGGACACGGCCACGCTGCGTCTGGACGGCACGTGCATCGCCCTCGCCGAAGCCTGGCGAGGCGCGGCGCGAGGGGTTCGCAACGCCATCGTCTTCGTCGTCTCGACGGGCGTCGGCGGCGGTATCGTCTCGGACGGCCGTCTGGTGGCGGGCGGATCGGGAAACGCCGGCCACTTGGGTCAGATGATCGTCGCCGACGTCCAGGGCGAGCCGGCGGCCTCCACTCTCGAGCAGCGCGCCTCGGGTCCGCACACGGTCGCCTGGGCCCGCGCCCAGGGGTGGGCCGGCACGACCGGTGAAGAGCTCGCCGACGCCTACCGCGCGGGCGACGAGGTCGCCGTCGCGGCCATCGCACGATCGGCGCACGCCGTCGGTATCGGTCTCACGAACGCCGCCACCCTGCTCGACCTCGAGCTCGCCGTCGTCGGCGGCGGGTTCTCGTTCGTGGCGGACGACTATCCGGACCGCATCGAAAGCGTCGTTCGCGAGAGCGCCGTCAACGCGTACGCCGGTCGCCTGAAGGTCGTGCGTGCCGGGCTGGGCGGAGACGCCCCGCTCATCGGTGCCGGCGCGCTCGTGCACCGCGCCGACCTCCTCTGAGGTCCGCTCCAACACCCTTGACCGATGTCGGAGGGCAGTGCTTGCATCGGGCCATGCATCACGTGATCTCCGCCGACGGAACGCGCCTCGCCGTCCACGACACCGGATCGGGGCCCGCCGTCGTGATCGTCAACGGCGCCCTGTCGACCGCGAAGGATGCCGCGGCGCTCGCCACGACGCTGGCCGAGTCGGGCATGAGGGCGATCACCTACGACCGGCGCGCTCGGGGCGACAGCGGCGACACGACCCCGTTCTCACCGCGTCGTGAGGCGGAGGATCTGGCCGCCGTCATCGCCGACGCCGGCGGAGAGGTCGCGGTGCTGGGGCACTCCTCGGGTGCGGTGATCGCGCTGTACGCGGCATCCCTCGCTGTCGAGACGGGGGTGCCGGTGCGCGCGCTGTTCCTGTCCGAACCCCCGTTCCACTTCGGCATCGACGAGCCGGCGCCCGATCTGCCGTCGCGCATCCAGGCGTTCGTCGACGCGGGAGACCGCGAAGAGGCCGTCGTCCTCTTCCAGCGCGAGGCCGTCGGGCTTCCCGACGCGATGATCGCGCAGTTCCGCGCCACCGACGCCTTCGCCGGCATCGTGCCGCTGGCCCAGTCGACCGTGTACGACGCGACGCTGGCCCGCGAGCTGTCCACGCCGACGGATGCCATGCTCACCGTCGACGTGCCGGTGACGATCCTCTGCGGCCAGCAGACCTTCCCGATCCTCACCGCGGCGGCCGAACGCCTGGCGGCGGCGATGCCGCACGCCGAGCTCATCGTCTCTCCCGAATCGGTCGGCCACCGCCTCGACCCCGCCGCCGCGACGCGGATCGTGACCGCGCGGCTGAGCTGAGGCACGACCCGCCCGCAATCCGTTCGGGGCGGCGCAGCGAACAACCTCCGTCACGACACCGGTCGCGACCCGAACAGGAGGTCAGTCATGAGCTCGTCACCGAACCGTCTCGTCGCCATCGTCTTCGGCGCCGTCTACCTCGTCGTCGGCGCCCTGGGTTTCGCCGTCACCGGAGGCGTCGGATTCCTCGCCACCGATGGTGGACTGCTGCTGGGGATCTTCGCCGTCAACCCGCTGCACAACATCGCGCACCTTCTCATCGGCGCGGCACTCGTGATCGCGGGCCTGAGCGGCGTGCGCGCCGCCAAGACGGTCAACGCCACCATCGGCGCCGCCTATCTGCTGCTGGGCGTGGTCGGCTTCTTCCTCGTCGGCACCTCGGCGAACATCCTCGCGCTGAACGTGCCCGACCACTTCCTGCACCTCGCCAGCGCGATCGTGCTGCTCGGCGTCGCGCTCGGCGCCGAGCGCGGCGCACGGTCGGTCACGGCATGAACGCGCCCTCCCGCGCGGCGGCCGCTCCGGGCGCCGCCGTGCGCGCCTGGACCGTGCCGCTCGCGTGGGGGGCGGGTCTGGTCTCGATCGGCATGGGCGCTGCCGCCATCACGGGCGACGTGTCTTCGGGCGCGGCCCGCGGGGCGGGCGTCGTCCTCGCCGTGGCGGGACTGCTGTGGCTGGCCTGGGGCGCGGCGGCGCTGACCACCGGCCGCCTGCTCCTCTCCCGGACCGCGGCGGCGTCGACGCTCGTCACTGTCATCGGCGTCGCCGCGCTCGTCGTTCTGACCGGAGGCCGCGCGAGCATTCTCGCCGCGGCGGTCGCGGTCGTCCTCCTGCTGACGACCGCCGTCATGATCATCGCCGACGGTCGCCGCCCCGTGGCGCCGGCCAGCGCGATCCGCTTGGTTCCTCTGCTTCTGGCCGCGGGTCTCGTGGCGGTCGTGACCACACCGGCGCTCGGCGCCGTGCAGGATGCGGCGCTCGTGCGACCCGACGGCACCGTGATGATCGTCGATCCGCACGCCGGTCACTGACCGCGAGGCCGGTCGCCGATCAGGCGACGAAGAGGGGTGGATGCCGGTGCTCCCGGCATCCACCCCTCTTCGCGTGCGCCCGGCGGCGACTCAGGCGAGCGTGCTCTCGAAGGGATCGAACCCCTCGGGCAGAAGCGGCACGTCGGCGACGGTGCTGTCGATCGTCAGGGTCTCGCCGGTACCGGCGGATTCCTGCGCCGACAGCATGACGTCGAGGACGTGATACCCGAGCTCACCGGTGGCGACATGCGGCCGCCCGTCCGCGATGGCGCGTGCCATGTCGAGCACGCCGAGGCCGCGACCGACGACGGTGCCCTGCGCGGGGATCTCGACCCACTCCTGCTCGAACCGCATGCCGTCACGGATCACACCGAGCGGCTTCACGTACGCGATGCGTCCGGTGAAGGCGTTCGGGTCGGGCAGCACGATCGTGCCCTCGGAGCCGTGGATCTCGATGACGCCGTGTCGCTCCAGCGCCGAGTCGAAGCTGAGCAGGTGGGTCCCGTGCTGGCCGCCGGCGAACGAGGTCAGCACCTGGACGGTCGAGGGTACCTCGACGGGGAAGGTCTCGCCCGCCCGCGCACCGGTGTGGATCTGACGGGTCGTCTGCCAGCGCGACCCGCGCGCCGTGACGCCCGCGACCGGACCGAGCAAGCTCACCAGCGCCGAGAAGTAATACGGCCCCATGTCCAGCAGCGGCCCCGCACCCTGTGCGAACAGGAACGCCGGCTCGGGATGCCACAGGTCGGGCCCCTGCGTCTGGAACGACGTCTGCACGAACAGCGGCGTTCCGATGACGCCCTCGCGGATGGCGCGCTTGGCGGTCTGGAAGCCCGGGCCGAGGATCGTGTCGGGGGCCGACCCGATGCGCACACCGGCCGCCTCGGCTTGCGCGAGCAGTTCACGCGTGCTCTCACGATCCAGGCCCAGCGGCTTCTCGGTCCACACGTGCTTGCCGGCGGCGACGGCGGCCTTCGACACCTCGACGTGCACCGCCGGGATCGTGAGGTTGACGACGAGGTCGACGTCGGGATTCGACAGCACGTCCTCCCCCGTGCCCCAGCTGGGCACGCCGTGCTCCTCGGCCTTGGCCTGTGCGCGTTCGGGCAGGAGATCGCCCACGGCCACGACCTCGACGTCGGGGAACGAGGTCAGGTTCTCCAGGTAGGTCTGGCTGATGACTCCGGTGCCGATGACACCGACGCGCAGGGCGCTCACTGGACGTACCCCCCGTCGCGGAGGAAGGCGTAGCTGGCGGCGATGTCCTCGAACACGTCTCCGGGGGCCTTGTCGTACTCGATCACGGCGTAGCGGATCGCCGTACCGGCCTTCAGCGCCTCCGCGAGAGGGACGTCGGCAGTGCCGGCGTGGCGCTGGTCGAGGCTGTCCGACCCGAAGGAACCGGCGCCGGGAGCCCAGGGGTTGGATGCCGGGACGACGCCGTCCTTGACGTGCACCGCGACGAGGCGGTCGCCGAGCGCGGACACGAGCGCGGGCACGTCCTGGCCGCCGGTGAGCGCCCAGAAGAGGTCGAGCTCGAGCTGGACGCGCTCGTCGGTCAGCGCGACGAAGCGCTCGTAGGCGGTGGCGCCGTCGAAGGAGGCGACGAACTCCTGGGCGTGGTTGTGGTAGCCGACGCTGAGGCCGAACTCCGCCGCCTTCTCGGCGGCGCGGTTGAGCCGGTCGGCGATGTCGGCGACACCGTCGGCCGTCAGCCAGCGCTCGGGAGCGACGAACGGGTCGATGACCGTGGTCATGCCGATCTCCGCCGCGGCGGCGAACACGACCTCGGGTGCCGGGGTCGGAATCTCGCCGTCCGGAGTCCAGAGGGTGTCGGACAGCAGCGGTGCATGTCCGGTGGGCGAGGCGAGTCCGCTGGCGTCCAGCGCGGCGCGGACCTGCGTGGGGCGGGAGACGAAATCGAACGCCTCCACGTTGCGCAGGCCGATCGCGGCGAGCTTGTCGAGCGAGCCTCCCATGTCGGCGGTGAACTCCTTGGCCAGCGTGTAGAGCTGGACGGAAGCGACGGGCAGTGTCATGACGTGCGTCCTTCGAACCTCGTTGTCTCGTGTGTGCGGCGTCGGCGGCGCATCGTCCGCGTGGCGCTGAGGCGACGGTATCACAAAACCTCCACATGGAGGTTTCTTCTTCGAGGATCGGCTAGGTTGGATGCCGTGAGCACGACGGACGGCACGGGCGACGAGGCGGTGATCGGGCGCCGCGGCCTGCAGCCGAAGGGGGTGGCGCGGCGCCAGGAGATCCTGGACCGCGCGATCGAGGTGTTCCGCGAGCGCGGGGCCGACGGCACGTCGCTGCGTCGCATCGCCGAGGCGATCGGCGTCTCGCATGCCGCTCTGCTGCACTACTTCGACTCCCGGGAGCAGCTGCTGGTCGCCGTCTACGCGCATGCCGAGATCCGGCGCAACGCCGCTGCGGACCCGATCGTCACCCCCGGCGTCGACACGATGATCGCTGCGGCGATCGCGAACGTCGACGTGCCGGGACTGGTCCAGCTGTATACGACGCTGCTGGCGGCCTCGCT
The sequence above is a segment of the Microbacterium sp. PM5 genome. Coding sequences within it:
- a CDS encoding ROK family protein yields the protein MTLALAIDLGGTKIEAALVDEEGRLVDGSRHRTPTGAGAAADVTVLDRGLAEVIDGCRAHPRWDEVVAAGIGAAGPVDVAAGTIAPINLPAAHGFRIVEAVRAASGLDTATLRLDGTCIALAEAWRGAARGVRNAIVFVVSTGVGGGIVSDGRLVAGGSGNAGHLGQMIVADVQGEPAASTLEQRASGPHTVAWARAQGWAGTTGEELADAYRAGDEVAVAAIARSAHAVGIGLTNAATLLDLELAVVGGGFSFVADDYPDRIESVVRESAVNAYAGRLKVVRAGLGGDAPLIGAGALVHRADLL
- a CDS encoding alpha/beta hydrolase: MHHVISADGTRLAVHDTGSGPAVVIVNGALSTAKDAAALATTLAESGMRAITYDRRARGDSGDTTPFSPRREAEDLAAVIADAGGEVAVLGHSSGAVIALYAASLAVETGVPVRALFLSEPPFHFGIDEPAPDLPSRIQAFVDAGDREEAVVLFQREAVGLPDAMIAQFRATDAFAGIVPLAQSTVYDATLARELSTPTDAMLTVDVPVTILCGQQTFPILTAAAERLAAAMPHAELIVSPESVGHRLDPAAATRIVTARLS
- a CDS encoding DUF4383 domain-containing protein yields the protein MSSSPNRLVAIVFGAVYLVVGALGFAVTGGVGFLATDGGLLLGIFAVNPLHNIAHLLIGAALVIAGLSGVRAAKTVNATIGAAYLLLGVVGFFLVGTSANILALNVPDHFLHLASAIVLLGVALGAERGARSVTA
- a CDS encoding Gfo/Idh/MocA family oxidoreductase; its protein translation is MSALRVGVIGTGVISQTYLENLTSFPDVEVVAVGDLLPERAQAKAEEHGVPSWGTGEDVLSNPDVDLVVNLTIPAVHVEVSKAAVAAGKHVWTEKPLGLDRESTRELLAQAEAAGVRIGSAPDTILGPGFQTAKRAIREGVIGTPLFVQTSFQTQGPDLWHPEPAFLFAQGAGPLLDMGPYYFSALVSLLGPVAGVTARGSRWQTTRQIHTGARAGETFPVEVPSTVQVLTSFAGGQHGTHLLSFDSALERHGVIEIHGSEGTIVLPDPNAFTGRIAYVKPLGVIRDGMRFEQEWVEIPAQGTVVGRGLGVLDMARAIADGRPHVATGELGYHVLDVMLSAQESAGTGETLTIDSTVADVPLLPEGFDPFESTLA
- a CDS encoding sugar phosphate isomerase/epimerase, whose translation is MTLPVASVQLYTLAKEFTADMGGSLDKLAAIGLRNVEAFDFVSRPTQVRAALDASGLASPTGHAPLLSDTLWTPDGEIPTPAPEVVFAAAAEIGMTTVIDPFVAPERWLTADGVADIADRLNRAAEKAAEFGLSVGYHNHAQEFVASFDGATAYERFVALTDERVQLELDLFWALTGGQDVPALVSALGDRLVAVHVKDGVVPASNPWAPGAGSFGSDSLDQRHAGTADVPLAEALKAGTAIRYAVIEYDKAPGDVFEDIAASYAFLRDGGYVQ
- a CDS encoding TetR/AcrR family transcriptional regulator, which codes for MSTTDGTGDEAVIGRRGLQPKGVARRQEILDRAIEVFRERGADGTSLRRIAEAIGVSHAALLHYFDSREQLLVAVYAHAEIRRNAAADPIVTPGVDTMIAAAIANVDVPGLVQLYTTLLAASLEAGNDVGREFFSARFERVRDELTTSFHRQQVDGDIRDDVPAEDLAALLIAASDGLQIQWLLEPSIGLSETLRTFGRLLQPPR